The nucleotide window CGTGACCACACCCGGTTTCGTGGCTCTTGCGGCTCCGTCGCTGCAACCCGTCGCCGATGCGGTCTGCGCTCGGTGGCCCGATGTGCTGCCCTACGGGGGCCGGTTCGGTCCGCGGCCCGCCGCGCACCTGACCGTCGCCATGGGGGGCTCCGCGGAAACCCTCGAGCGCGTCGCCCGGGATGTGCGGCCGCTCCTGCCGATCGCCGGGCGGGCCGCCGCCCTGCAGCTCGTCGCCCTCACCGATCGGGGGTGGGAACCTCGGCTGGAGGCGCCTTTCGGCGGATGAGGTGACCGCGCGGTCACTCCGCCGGGGTTCCCTCCAGCGTCCGGTACTCGCGGGCGATCGCCCGCAACCGGGCGACGTCGGCGGCGAACGGTTCCGCCGGTGCGACGGGCGGCGGCGTCTCGGCCGGCTCGTCCGGGAGGTCGCGGACCAGCCTGGCCGCGGCCGACGGCGGCTGGTCCGGGGTCACGCCCGCCAGGATCAGGCCGTCGTTCGTCTCGCTCATCGCCGTCAGGAGACGCTCGCGGCGGGACGGGCCCGCCGGATCGATCCGGGCGATCTCCGGGAAGCGCCGGGTGAGGTGCCCGCGCAGGGGCCGCAGCAGGCGGAGCGTCCGGGCGTCGCGGCGGGCGGCCACCAGGCCCGGGACCGCGGGGATCGTCAGGCCCAGGACGATCAGCAGGACCGAGATCGCCGGGAACCCGACGTCGAGGGCGCACGGCAGCGTCGAGAACGGCCCGCGGCACAACGCCTTCGCCGGGTGGTCGGCCTGCAGGGCGCGGACCGTCCCGACCACCTTCCCCGCCAGGTACGCCACCGCGAACGCCGACGCCAGCAGCAACAGCGCCAGCCCCGCGCGCAAGGCGCCGCCGCTCGCCCGGATCGTCACCGCCGCCACGATGCCGATGTCGATCACCGCGAGGCCCAGGTACACCGTGTAGGTGAACACGTAGACCACCAGCGTCGGGTGCGTGCGGTACAGCTCGTCGAACACGCCGATGCCGCGCGGCAGGTCCGGGGTGCTGAAGAACGTCACCACCAGCACCGTCAACGCCACCCCCAGCGCGACCAGCCGGGTGCGCCGGCCGCGGTCGCGGGTTCCGCTGATCTCGGCGACCGTCAGGCCGATGCCGTACGCCGCGACCATCGTCGCCAGGTTCGACAGCAGCCGGCCGAGGCTCGGGTAGATCTCGCTCTCGAACTGCTGCGCCCGGTTCGACAGGAAGCAGAACGCCGCGCCCAGCGCGATCAGGGACACCGCCAGGCCCGCACCCGCGCCGGTGCGGCGGGCGCGGACCGCGCGCCAGATCCCGACGAACAACGCGAAGAGCCCGACCCCGACAAAAAGAATGTCGATCACGGGAATCGACTATCCCAGGAGTGCCGCCAGCCGCCTAGCCTGGTCCGCCGCTCGGCCGGACGCGCCCGGCTGAACGGCGGCCGGTTCGCTCGTCGCCGCGCTCATCAGCAGCACGGCCATCAGCTCGGCCTCGTACTCGTCGGTGCCCGTGGTGACGCGGGTGAGCAGGTGCGACAACGCCCGCGGCTCGAGGTCCGGGGCGAGTTCGGCGGCCTCGGCCTCCGCCATCAGGCAGGTCCCGGTGTGCGCGCACAGCATGTGGGCGAGCTCGTGGGCGATGATGTGGTCCTGGTGCAGCGCCGACGTGTGCTCGGTGTAGGCGATCAGGTCGTAGTCCGGGCGGGCCTGCCACGCGCCGGACGGCTGGCCGGGCCGGTAGGCGATCGGGACGAGGTCGATCTCGCGCCCGCGCCACGCTTCGAGACCGTCGACCCAGGCGTTCATCGACCACGGCCGGGGCAGCGGGACGGCGGCGAGCACCGCCCGCACGCGCTCGCGGGCGCGGTCGCGAAGGGCCGGCAGGCCACGCTCGTCGATGGGTCCTCCCCGCTCACCGGGCGCCAGCCGGGTGCACCGGGGCGCGATCACGGACGAGGTCATCGTAGCCGAGCCCGGACCGTCACTCCGGCTTCCGCCGTCGGCCGGCGCGACGCCGGGTGTCGTCGTAGCTGCTGAGCTGATCGAGCAGCGCCGTCACGGTTTCGCGGTCGCGCGGCGAAAGCCGCATCGCCCGCTGCGCCAGGTTCCGCGCCTCGCTGTCGCGCCACGCCACGACCTCTTCGACCTGGCGGTCGACCTGGCCGGCCACCTCGTCGTCGAAGAAGTAGGTGACCGGGACGCCGAAGAACTGCGCGAGCGCCTGGATGTGCGAGCGCTTCGGGTCCTTGCGCGCGCCGACGGCCAGCTGCTGGACGTGCGTCGCCGACATCGAGACGCCGGTCTGCTCGGCGACGCCGTGCGCGATCTCCCGGTAGGAGTACGGCTTGCGATCCGGCGGGTGCACGGTCGCGATCAGGTGCGCCAGCCGTTCGGCGAAACTGCGCTCTTCGCTCACCACACACCACCTGCAGCCATGAAACGTGACACCAATCAGAGTAGCTGTTCCGAAAACTTGACACACCCTGTGTCGGAAAGACTACGATACGCCTGTCTGGTGTTTCGGAAACGTGACACCGGCTCCGGGGTGGCGCAGCGACCTCGCGGGTGACTCACGTGGCCGCTGGGGGTGGCCACGCGCCTCGTCCCGTGCGCCGCGCCACCCCGTTCTCGTGCGGGCAGGTGGATGCGGCGGAAGCAGCCGCGGACCGTCCTGCGGGACCCGAGGGCCGACACCGCGATGGCCCCTCGGAATCCCGAGGGGCCACCACAGCCAGACGCTCAGTACGCGACCGTCACCGGCGCCCGGCCCGGGCGGGCCGGCACGGTCACCGCCAGCGTCTTCGTCGCCGCGTCCCACTTCCACGCCGTCGACGGCGCCCAGCCGCTGCCCACCTTCACCCGGCTCGGGGCCGCGGGCACGCCGAGGAACTTCACCGTCCACTCGCGGGGCCCCGCCTGGAACGAGCCCTGCGCGGGCGCCACCGTCACCGTGTGCGCCCCGGAGCGCTCGCCGTAGGTGATCTTCGTCGTCGCGGACCGCGCCGACGAGACGCCGTTGTCCTCGTACAGCGAGAACGTGCCCGAGCCGCCCGGTGCCACCGTCACCGTCACCCGGTTCAGGGGGTTCTGGACGTCGTTGGTGACGTCGGCCGTACGCGTCACCGTGATGCCGCCCGCGCGGAGGAACACCGGCATCGTGCCCAGGTCGGACGTCACCTGTTGCGTCGTCCCGCCCGCGTACGTCTTGCCGGTGAAGTAGTCCGTCCACTGGCCCGGCGGGAACCACACGGACGTCGTCGCCGAGGCACCCGGCGACGTCACCGGCGCCACCAGCAGGTCCGGCCCGTAGAAGTACTCGCTCGCCGCCGCCGTGTACGCGCCCGGCTCGTCCGGGTACTCGAGGTAGGTCGGGCGCACCACCGGAACACCCGTCGTCGCGGCCTCCTGGGCCAGCGTGTACGTGTAGGGCACCAGGTTTTCCCGCAGGTTCAGGAACTTCGTCGCCGACGCCTTCGCCGCGTCGCCGTACTGCCACGGCAGCCGGTCGCTGTGGTTGCTGTGCAGCCGGTCGATCGGCTGGAACGTGCCGAGCTGCACCCAGCGCGCGTACAGGTCGTCCGGCAGCTTGAACGTCTGGCGCTGCTGGCCGCCGGACGTGTAGGTCTCGCTGCCGCGCAGGCCCGTCGTGTCGTTGTGGCCGCCGATGTCGTGGCTGATCGCCGACATGCCCGTCGCGGCCGACTCGGCCGGCGTCACGCCGACCTCCATCCGCAGCGTGCCCCACGTCGAGGCCGTGTCACCGGTGAAGTGCAGCGTGCTGCGCTTGTCCGCCCACGGCCCCGTCGCCAGTCCCGTCGGGCCGCCGTAGCCGCCAGCCTGCAGCGACCCGTACGCCCGCGAGATCACGAACCCGCGGCCGGTCGCGGGCGCCGCGAGGTCGGCGTACTGCTGGTTGATCCAGGCGTCCGGGGTGACGCCGGGCAGGCTCGAGCGCGAGGCGTCACAGCACCAGTCGAGCCACCAGAAGTCGTTGCCCTGCCGCATCATCCCGGCGTGCAGGTCGAGGTAGGCCTTGAGCTGGTCGGGGTCGCCCCAGTCGAAGACGTAGCAGTCGGTGCCGCAGTTCGACTTGGCCAGCTTGCCCTTCGCCGTCGCCTGGGCGCGGGCGAACTGCGGGTCCGAACCCATGATGCTGGGGTGGATGTTGAGGTTGTTGTGCAGGCCCTGGGCCTTCGACCAGGCGAAGAAGCCGGCCGGGTCGGGGAACTTCGCGGTGTCGAACTGCCAGCCGTTCCACGTGTCCGGCGCCTTGAAGTCGGTGTCGGTCACCAGGACGTCCAGCGGAACGCCTTCGCTGCGGAAGCGCGGCAGGATCGTGTCGCGGTAATCGGCCGCGGTGCGGTCGATGTACTCGGAGTACCAGACGCCGTAGGCCCAGCGCGGCAGCAGCTGCGGCGGCCCGGTGAGGGTGGCCAGGTCGCGCAGCCCGGTCTTGTAGTCGTGGCCGAACGCGAAGAGGTAGCCGTCCTGGTAGGGGTTCCCGCCGTGGGACGGGCGCTGCGTCACCGCGCGCGTGCGCGTGTCGTAGAGCGCGGAGGGTGTGTCGTCGAGCAGGTACCAGCCGTCGGAGTGCAGCAGCCCCTCGGTCGTCGACGGCGCACCGTTGTCGCCGTTGACCCCGTCGAGACCCCGCCGGTAGCCGCCGAGCGCGAGGTGCGGCGGCGGTGCCGCGGCGCCGGCCGGGGTGACGGCGACGGTGTCGACGTTGACGTGGCAGCTGGTGTCGTCCGGGCAGGCGAGGACGACGTCGTTCGTGCCCGCCTTCAGGTCCACCGGCACGGACGCGCTCTGCCAGGCGTCCCAGCCGTCGGTGACGGGCAGGGTCAGCGTGCGGGTGACGCCGTTCGCGGTGACCGGCGCGGTCCGCGTCTCGTGCCTGCCGTCGCCGCCGGTGCCGTTGGCGTAGCGGACGTGCAGCAGGTACGTCCCGTCGGCCGGGACGTCCGCGACGCGGTGGGTCAGCGTCGAGCCGCGGTTGAGCTCGGCGACGAACCCGCGGCCGGCGTAGCCGGTGTGGTCGGTCGCGACGACCGCGGAGCCCGTCCGCAGCCCGGCTTCGGCTTCGCAGCTCACCCCGGCCGGGCAGCCGGTGACCGCGCGCGCCGACGCCGGCGGGAACGCGGCGCCGGCGGTCAGGACGGCCACGGCGTCGAGGTTGACGTTGCCGGAATCGGCGGCGGCCCGTTCGACGCGGACGCTGTGGTGACCGGCGCCGAGGGTGACCGGGACCGAGGCCACGGCCCAGGTGTTCCAGTCGGCCGTCACCGGCAGGGTCAGCTTCTGCGCCGCGCCGCCGTCGACCGAGACGCCGAGGGTGCGGGTGACGTGCTGGCCGTCGCCGCCCTGGCCGTTGGCGTAGCGCGCGCTCACCGAGTACGTGCCGGCAGCCGGCGCGAGGACGTCCGCCGTCACCGAGTTCCCGGTGCTCTCGAAGCCGGCGAGGAAGCCTTCGCCGGTGTAGCCGGAGTGGTCGGTGGCGACGCCGAGGCCGTCGGCGGTCAGGTCTTCGGCCTCGCACCGCGCGCCGGCCGTGCAGGTGAGGTGACGCCAGGGGGCCGCGAGTGTCGCGGAGGTGCGGAGCTCGAGGTTGCCGCCGTCGAACGGGCCCGAGTTCAGCCGGTACGTCAGCGTCGCGGCACTGGTCCGGATGGTGAGCACGCCGCCGGAAACCGTGCTGGTGTACGGCGTCGGCGTGAAGGCGCCGCGGCCGACGGCGTTGAAGGTGGCGGCGTCGGTGAAGCGGCCGTCACCGGCATATTCGGTGCGGATCAGGGTCGGGGACAGCACCTGGAAGCGGGCGTTCCCCGCGACGACGGTCTGGCGGGCAGGCCCGGCCACGGCGGGCGTCGCGACGGTCACCGCCGCGACGGCGCTCCCGGCGACGACGAGCGCGCAGGCCCGCCGGATGGTTCTCGCAGTTCTGGTCCGCACGGCGGAACTCCGTTCCGGTGAAGGGGACTCGGCGGCGTTACAACGTTGGAAAGCTGAGCACGCCGTCGCCCGCGATGTCCAGACCACTCACCGGACCTGTCCCGGACAGATCAGCGGCCGGTCACGCCGTCGAGCTGTTCGCGCAGGATGTCGGCGTGCCCCGCGTGCCGCGCGGTTTCGCTCGTCATGTGCGCCAGTACCCAGCGCAGGGTGTGGCACCGGCCGTCGATCGCCACCGCCGCGGGCTTGCCGGGGTCGCCGGCGGCCCGGATCGCCGCGTCGCTCGCCTCGATCGCCGCCCGGTAGCCGGCCAGCACCTCGGCCGCGGTGCGGCCCGCCGGGACGTCCATGCCCACGTTGCCGGGGTCCGGGCCGCCCGCGATGTGGTGGCCGAACCAGACCTGTTCGGCCAGGGTCAGGTGGTGGACGAGCCCGAGCAGGGAGGTGCCCGAGGCGACCATGACCCGGCGCAGCTGCTCCTCGGTGAGCCCGTCGGTCTTCTTGAGCACGCACTCGCGGGCGAACGACAGGAACGCCGTCGCGGTGTCGAGCTCGCCGTCGTCGTTGCGCGGGACGGGTTTGCGCTGGGTCTCGGCCATGCCTGCGAACCTAGCGCTCCCACGCCGTCGCCCGGCGGGCCCGGTAACGTCCCGGGGGTGGACGGGACATCGGACGTGCAGCGCTGGGTGCGCGGCTGGCGGCTGCGGCTGCTCGACGCGGGCCTGCTGGTCTACCCCGGCGTGACCGTGGCGGGCGTGCTGCAGCACTCGGACGGCGCCGCCGCCGTCGCCGGCTGCGTGGTCGTCGGCGCCTTCGCCGTCGCCTACCTCTTGGCCGCCGCGGCGGCGGACCGGCGCGCCACGCGGCTGTTCTGGCTGCTGGTGGGCGCCTGCGCCGCCCTGTTCGCCCTCGCGATCCCGTTCGCCAACGCCGACGCGTTCTTCCTCGCCGCCGTCGTCCTCTCCGTCGCCGTGCCGCGGCTGCCGCGGCGCGTCGCGCTCGTGCTGGTGGCCGCGGCCGCGATCGCCGCCGTCGTCGTGCCGTGGCCGGGCGGGCCGGGCTGGACGCAGGCGGTCGCGCTCGTGTTCACCGTGCTCATGGTGGCCGCGTTCGCCGAGGCGATCCGGGCCAACACCGCCCTCGTCGAGGCCCGCGCCGAGGTCGCGCGGCTGGCGTCCGAGGCCGAACGCATGCGGATCGCGCGTGACCTGCACGACCTGCTCGGCCACTCGCTCACCGCGATCACGGTGAAGAGCACCCTGGCGCGGCGGCTGGTCAGCGCCGAGGCCGCGCGGGCGAGCGAGGAGATGGCGGCCGTCGAGACGCTGGCGCGGCAGGCGCTCACCGACGTCCGGGCGGCCGTGTCGGGCTACCGCGACGTCACGCTGGCGGGTGAACTCGCCCGCGGCCGCGAGCTGCTGCGCGCGTGCGGCGTCGCCGCGGACCTGCCGACGGCCGTCGACGTCGTCGGCCCGGCGCACCAGGAACTCTTCGGCTGGGTGGTGCGCGAAGGGCTCACCAACGTGGCCCGGCACGCGCGGGCGACCCGGTGCGCGGTGACGCTCTCGGAGTCCACAGTGGAGGTCGTCGACGACGGCGTCGGCGGGACCGCGACCGGCGGGTCCGGGCTCGACGGCCTGCGCGAGCGCGTCACCGCGGCCGGCGGGTACCTCTCGGCGGGCCCGCTGCGCCCGCGCGGGTGGCGGTTGCAGGTGACGGTGTGAGCATCCGGCTGCTGCTCGCCGACGACCAGGCCCTGGTCCGCGAGGCGTTGTGCGCACTGCTCGCGCTCGAGGACGACTTCGACGTGGTCGCCGCGGTGGGCCGCGGGGACGAGGTCGTCGCGGCGGCCCGCGAACACCGGCCCGACGTCGCCCTGCTCGACATCGAGATGCCGGGCCTGGACGGGCTGGCGGCCGCGGCGGTGCTGGCCGAGCAGGTCCCGGACTGCCGCGTCGTCATCCTCACGACGTTCGGCCGCGCGGGCTACCTGCGGCGCGCGATGGAGGCGGGCGCCGCCGGCTTCGTCGTGAAGGACGCCCCGGCCGACGTGCTCGCCGACGCGATCCGCCGGGTCGCCGAGGGCGAGCGGGTGGTGGACCCGGCGCTCGCCGTGGCCACCCTGGCGGCCGGCGAGTCCCCGCTGACCGCCCGCGAACGCGACGTGCTCATCACGGCCCGCAGCGGCGCGACGATCGCGGAGATCGCGGCGCGGCTGTACTTGTCGGAGGGCACGGTCCGCAACTACGTCTCGGCCGCGATCACGAAGACCGGGGCGCGCAATCGGGTGGAAGCGGTCCGGGTCGCGGACGAGCGAGGCTGGTTGTAGCTCGCGGGGGACGTGCGCGGCTAAGTTCGAAGGCATGCCCGAACCGATCCTGGTCTCCATCGCCGCCGCACTGGCGGCCAAGGGGGCAACCGGCCTTTACGAGCTGGTCAAGCGCAAGTTCGCCAAGGACACGGAGGCGATCGCCCTGCTGGAAGCGGCCGCGGCGGCGCCGGAGGAGGGCCGGCCGATCGCGGCGCTGGCCGAGCGGCTGGCCGAGGCCGAGGCGGAGGACGGTGAGTTCGCCGAAGCGTTGCGGGAGGAGTGGCGGCAGGTCTCGCTCAGCCACGGGAGCGTGTACAACCAGGTGACCGGGAACGTCACCGGCAAGGTCGTGCAGCTGCGGGACGTGCACGGCGACATCAACCTCTGAGCCGGGCCTCCGCCGCCGCCCAGTCCGCCGTGCCCGAGGGCTCGTAACGGCGGATCTCCTGCGTCTCGCGCACCAGCTCCCGCATCGCCGCCAGGTCCGGCAGGTCCTCCCCCAGTGCCCTGGCCTGGACCAGCACGTTGCCCAGCGCCGCCGCCTCGACCGGGCCCGCCAGTACCGGTACTCCGCACGCGTCCGCCGTCGACTGGCACAGCAGCTCGTTGCGGGCTCCGCCGCCCACCAGGTGGATCACGTCGACACTGCGGCCGGTCAGGGCGGCCGCCGTGCGGATCGTGCGGCGGTGGGCCATCGCCAGGCTGTCCACGATGCAGCGGACCACCGCCGCGCGGCCGGACGGCGGCCGCTGGCCCGTGGCCCGGCAGGCCGCCGTGAGACGGGCCGGCATGTCGCCCGGGGGCAGGAACTCCGGTGCGTCGATGTCCACCACCGCGGCCAGCGGCGGGGACGCGGCCGCGGCGGCCAGCAACGACGGCAGTTCTTCGGGGCACGACCACGTGCGCAACGTCTCCGACAGCACCCACAGGCCCATCACGTTGCGCAGGAACCGGATCGTGCCGTCGACGCCGCCCTCGTTCGTGAAGTTCGCCGCCAGTGCCGCGTCGCCCAGCTCCGGTGCGGGCAGCTCCAGGCCGGCCAGCGACCACGTGCCCGAGGAGATGTAGGCGAAGTTCGTGCCGGGGGACGCGGGTACCGCTACCACCGCCGACGCCGTGTCGTGCGAGCCCACCGCCACCACCGGCAGGCCCGACAGCTCGTCCGCCGTGCCGACCACCGTGCCCGGGTCGCGCAGCGGGGGCAGCAGCCGCGGCGGGATTCCCACCTTCGATGCCAGCGAAGCAGCCCACGTACGCGCGCGGACGTCGTACAGCTGGGTCGTCGACGCGTTCGTGCGCTCGGCGCCGATCGCGCCCGTCAGCCAGTAGTTCAGCAGGTCCGGGATGAGCAGCAGCGTCGACGCCGTCTCCAGGCGGTCGCCTTCGGAAACCAGCTGGTACAGCGTGTTGAACGGCAGCTGCTGCAAGCCCGTCACGTCGTACAGGGAACGTGCGGAGACGACCGCGGCCACCGACTCGGGCACGCCGTCGGTGCGTGCGTCGCGGTAGTGGACCGGGTTGCCGAGCAGCGCGCCGCGCTCGTCCAGCAGCCCGTAGTCGACCGCCCAGGAGTCGATGCCGACGCCGTCCAGGCGCCCCGCTTCGCGGATCCCGGCCAGGGTTTCGCGGTAGAGGCCCAGGATGTCCCAGTACAGCGCCGGCCCCGCGCGGACGCCGCCGTTCGGGAAGCGCCGGACCTCCTCGACGCGCAACACGCCGGGTCCCACGGTCCCGGCCATCACCCGCCCGCTGGACGCGCCGAGGTCGACGGCCGCGACTCGCTTCACGCGCGCACCACCGTCAGCTCCAGCCCGAGCAGGTCCGCGACCGCCGTCAGCTCGGCGACGCGGTGGCCCGTGCCCAGCGCCCAGTGGTGCGCGATGCCGCTGGCGGACCAGGCGTCGGTCCACTCCCCCGGGTCGCAGCCGAAGTCGACGCGGGAGGTCGTGTTGCCGATCCGCAGCAGCGGCCCGGGCACCACCGTGCCTTCGGCCGCGATCAGCGTGAACGTCCCGTCGCGGCCCTGGCCGAGCCCGCACAGCGTCACCGGCCCGTGCTTGACGTCGAACTCCACCGAAACGCCCCAGCCGCGCTTGCCGTGGTAGACGCCCAGGCCGCGCAGCAGCGGCTTGCGGGCGCTGATCCCGAGGTGCGCCGGGCCGTCGTGGCCCATCTCGACCACGCCGTCCCGGAAGTTCAGCGCCTGCAGCTCGGTGAACGAGCCGCCGGCGCCGAGGCGGTCCATGACGAGCATGGCCAGTGACGTCCGCAGCTCGTACTCGCCGACGGCCGGGATGCCGCGGGCGGTGAGCAGGGACGCGCCGAGGATGAAGCCGGCGCCGACGCGCTCGTGCGTCTCGCCGTCGAGACCCCGGTGGTAGTAGGCCAGGGAGTCGAGCGAGAAGTCGTCGACGAGCCGGTCGAGCGCCACCGACACCCGGGCGCCCCACGCGAAGTC belongs to Amycolatopsis tolypomycina and includes:
- a CDS encoding 2'-5' RNA ligase family protein; the protein is MPEPGTTALVILLPTAEPVLATARRVDPGLVRPGLPAHVTALYPFLPDASLTEDVTAAVRSLAAGFAPPEVELTELVTTPGFVALAAPSLQPVADAVCARWPDVLPYGGRFGPRPAAHLTVAMGGSAETLERVARDVRPLLPIAGRAAALQLVALTDRGWEPRLEAPFGG
- a CDS encoding DinB family protein, giving the protein MAETQRKPVPRNDDGELDTATAFLSFARECVLKKTDGLTEEQLRRVMVASGTSLLGLVHHLTLAEQVWFGHHIAGGPDPGNVGMDVPAGRTAAEVLAGYRAAIEASDAAIRAAGDPGKPAAVAIDGRCHTLRWVLAHMTSETARHAGHADILREQLDGVTGR
- a CDS encoding rhamnulokinase, coding for MAGTVGPGVLRVEEVRRFPNGGVRAGPALYWDILGLYRETLAGIREAGRLDGVGIDSWAVDYGLLDERGALLGNPVHYRDARTDGVPESVAAVVSARSLYDVTGLQQLPFNTLYQLVSEGDRLETASTLLLIPDLLNYWLTGAIGAERTNASTTQLYDVRARTWAASLASKVGIPPRLLPPLRDPGTVVGTADELSGLPVVAVGSHDTASAVVAVPASPGTNFAYISSGTWSLAGLELPAPELGDAALAANFTNEGGVDGTIRFLRNVMGLWVLSETLRTWSCPEELPSLLAAAAASPPLAAVVDIDAPEFLPPGDMPARLTAACRATGQRPPSGRAAVVRCIVDSLAMAHRRTIRTAAALTGRSVDVIHLVGGGARNELLCQSTADACGVPVLAGPVEAAALGNVLVQARALGEDLPDLAAMRELVRETQEIRRYEPSGTADWAAAEARLRG
- a CDS encoding TIM-barrel domain-containing protein gives rise to the protein MRTRTARTIRRACALVVAGSAVAAVTVATPAVAGPARQTVVAGNARFQVLSPTLIRTEYAGDGRFTDAATFNAVGRGAFTPTPYTSTVSGGVLTIRTSAATLTYRLNSGPFDGGNLELRTSATLAAPWRHLTCTAGARCEAEDLTADGLGVATDHSGYTGEGFLAGFESTGNSVTADVLAPAAGTYSVSARYANGQGGDGQHVTRTLGVSVDGGAAQKLTLPVTADWNTWAVASVPVTLGAGHHSVRVERAAADSGNVNLDAVAVLTAGAAFPPASARAVTGCPAGVSCEAEAGLRTGSAVVATDHTGYAGRGFVAELNRGSTLTHRVADVPADGTYLLHVRYANGTGGDGRHETRTAPVTANGVTRTLTLPVTDGWDAWQSASVPVDLKAGTNDVVLACPDDTSCHVNVDTVAVTPAGAAAPPPHLALGGYRRGLDGVNGDNGAPSTTEGLLHSDGWYLLDDTPSALYDTRTRAVTQRPSHGGNPYQDGYLFAFGHDYKTGLRDLATLTGPPQLLPRWAYGVWYSEYIDRTAADYRDTILPRFRSEGVPLDVLVTDTDFKAPDTWNGWQFDTAKFPDPAGFFAWSKAQGLHNNLNIHPSIMGSDPQFARAQATAKGKLAKSNCGTDCYVFDWGDPDQLKAYLDLHAGMMRQGNDFWWLDWCCDASRSSLPGVTPDAWINQQYADLAAPATGRGFVISRAYGSLQAGGYGGPTGLATGPWADKRSTLHFTGDTASTWGTLRMEVGVTPAESAATGMSAISHDIGGHNDTTGLRGSETYTSGGQQRQTFKLPDDLYARWVQLGTFQPIDRLHSNHSDRLPWQYGDAAKASATKFLNLRENLVPYTYTLAQEAATTGVPVVRPTYLEYPDEPGAYTAAASEYFYGPDLLVAPVTSPGASATTSVWFPPGQWTDYFTGKTYAGGTTQQVTSDLGTMPVFLRAGGITVTRTADVTNDVQNPLNRVTVTVAPGGSGTFSLYEDNGVSSARSATTKITYGERSGAHTVTVAPAQGSFQAGPREWTVKFLGVPAAPSRVKVGSGWAPSTAWKWDAATKTLAVTVPARPGRAPVTVAY
- a CDS encoding response regulator transcription factor; its protein translation is MSIRLLLADDQALVREALCALLALEDDFDVVAAVGRGDEVVAAAREHRPDVALLDIEMPGLDGLAAAAVLAEQVPDCRVVILTTFGRAGYLRRAMEAGAAGFVVKDAPADVLADAIRRVAEGERVVDPALAVATLAAGESPLTARERDVLITARSGATIAEIAARLYLSEGTVRNYVSAAITKTGARNRVEAVRVADERGWL
- a CDS encoding sensor histidine kinase, translated to MDGTSDVQRWVRGWRLRLLDAGLLVYPGVTVAGVLQHSDGAAAVAGCVVVGAFAVAYLLAAAAADRRATRLFWLLVGACAALFALAIPFANADAFFLAAVVLSVAVPRLPRRVALVLVAAAAIAAVVVPWPGGPGWTQAVALVFTVLMVAAFAEAIRANTALVEARAEVARLASEAERMRIARDLHDLLGHSLTAITVKSTLARRLVSAEAARASEEMAAVETLARQALTDVRAAVSGYRDVTLAGELARGRELLRACGVAADLPTAVDVVGPAHQELFGWVVREGLTNVARHARATRCAVTLSESTVEVVDDGVGGTATGGSGLDGLRERVTAAGGYLSAGPLRPRGWRLQVTV
- a CDS encoding transcriptional regulator: MSEERSFAERLAHLIATVHPPDRKPYSYREIAHGVAEQTGVSMSATHVQQLAVGARKDPKRSHIQALAQFFGVPVTYFFDDEVAGQVDRQVEEVVAWRDSEARNLAQRAMRLSPRDRETVTALLDQLSSYDDTRRRAGRRRKPE